Genomic window (Cellulosilyticum lentocellum DSM 5427):
ATCTGGTTTGTGCAGCTATGTACTTTGTCATTTGTTTCCCATTAGCATCTTTGGCAAGATACTTAGAGCGTAAAGCTAAAGAACCACCTAAGCCAAAACATCCTAGTAAAGCAGTAAAAACGGAGGTGGCCCAATGAGTGAGATTTTTACAAGTGAAAATATTCTTTTTATGCTAGATGGCTTAAAGTTGACGCTGTTAATTGCATTAGGAACAATTATATTAAGTATTATATTTGGGACCATCTTAGCGCTTATGAGAAATTACTGCAAGGGCGTGTTCTCTCCATTTGCTACGCTTGCAGCTATTTATATTGAGATTTTTAGATGTACACCTAATATTCTTTGGATTTTATGGATTAGGTTTACTATTCCAGGAGATCCTATTCCTTTAGGAATCTTTTCTTTTACTTTATTTACTTCAGCAGTTGTTGCGGAGATTGTAAGAGGAGGACTTAATTCTATTCCAAAGGGACAATTTGAGGGAGCAGCTTCTCAAGGCTTTAATTTTGCTCAAACTTTAATTTATATTATATTACCACAGACCTTTAAGAGTATTATTCCAGCTCTCCTTTCACAGGTTATTACAATTATCAAAGATACCTCTTTCTTAAAGGTTGTGGATATTGCTGAATTTACTCGAAATAGTAATGTTGTATTAGGAAGCTTAAGAGGTTTTGGCCAAATTATAATGCTTTATGGTTTTGTGGCACTAACCTATTTTGTTATTAATTTTGCGTTATCTTGTGTAGTAAGACAATATCAACGTCGTATTACCATATAATTTGATAAAGGAAGAAACAACTACGTCAAGTAACTTAGTCAATTAACTCTAGGAGTTATGCTAGGTTACTTTTATTTTACAGAAAATACA
Coding sequences:
- a CDS encoding amino acid ABC transporter permease, with the protein product MSEIFTSENILFMLDGLKLTLLIALGTIILSIIFGTILALMRNYCKGVFSPFATLAAIYIEIFRCTPNILWILWIRFTIPGDPIPLGIFSFTLFTSAVVAEIVRGGLNSIPKGQFEGAASQGFNFAQTLIYIILPQTFKSIIPALLSQVITIIKDTSFLKVVDIAEFTRNSNVVLGSLRGFGQIIMLYGFVALTYFVINFALSCVVRQYQRRITI